The Parachlamydia acanthamoebae genome includes a region encoding these proteins:
- the nuoH gene encoding NADH-quinone oxidoreductase subunit NuoH: MWVDAVEVLIKGLVVILALMGAAAYMTFLERIILARLQLRIGPDRVGPLGLLQPIADGIKLLCKEGFKPAGAETFTYWFAPGISLFTALFIFVLIPFGGTVHLWGREVTLQIANVNAGIVFLLAFSSLAVYGVVLSGWASNNRYSLLGGLRGTAQMISYEIPMGLSLLTVVLAAGTLNLAEIVEAQRQHWFFWTNPISFLVYLITGFAETNRAPFDLPEAEQELTAGYHTEYGGMKFAIFFLGEYINILAVSSIAVTLFLGGWHGPGNIPIIWFCLKVAFFVFLFMWVRATLPRFRYDQLMSFGWKILIPIATLNLLVTAYFILV; this comes from the coding sequence ATGTGGGTGGATGCTGTTGAAGTTTTAATAAAGGGCTTAGTTGTTATTCTCGCTTTGATGGGCGCTGCAGCTTACATGACTTTTTTGGAGCGCATCATATTGGCTCGCCTTCAGCTGCGTATTGGACCTGATCGTGTGGGACCACTGGGATTGTTACAGCCGATTGCGGATGGAATAAAACTACTTTGTAAGGAAGGATTTAAACCCGCCGGAGCTGAAACGTTCACCTATTGGTTTGCGCCAGGTATTTCTCTCTTTACGGCATTATTTATTTTTGTGCTCATTCCCTTTGGCGGAACGGTCCATTTGTGGGGAAGAGAGGTTACTTTGCAAATTGCCAACGTGAATGCCGGGATTGTGTTTTTGCTCGCCTTTTCTTCTTTAGCGGTTTATGGGGTTGTGTTGTCTGGTTGGGCATCCAATAACCGTTATTCTTTGCTAGGCGGATTGCGTGGAACGGCTCAAATGATCAGCTATGAAATTCCGATGGGATTGTCACTTTTGACGGTTGTTTTGGCTGCTGGGACGTTGAATCTTGCCGAAATTGTGGAAGCCCAGAGGCAACATTGGTTTTTTTGGACAAATCCCATTAGCTTTTTGGTCTATCTAATTACGGGATTTGCCGAAACCAATCGGGCCCCTTTTGACTTACCTGAAGCTGAGCAAGAATTGACCGCGGGTTACCATACAGAATATGGGGGAATGAAATTTGCTATTTTCTTTTTGGGAGAATATATCAATATTTTGGCTGTTTCCTCAATAGCAGTGACTCTCTTTTTGGGGGGCTGGCACGGGCCGGGGAATATTCCGATTATCTGGTTTTGCTTGAAGGTGGCTTTCTTTGTTTTCTTGTTTATGTGGGTAAGAGCTACGTTGCCCCGTTTTCGCTATGATCAATTGATGAGTTTTGGTTGGAAAATATTGATTCCAATTGCCACCCTGAACTTGCTGGTAACCGCATACTTTATTTTGGTGTAA
- the nuoK gene encoding NADH-quinone oxidoreductase subunit NuoK, translating to MDILLIIFISLAMFSIGIIGVLARRNALIFILSIELMLNAANLLFVAFAYHWGNEIGLVWVFFVLVVAAAEAAVGLAIMINLFRTKQVVDVDQFNVLRG from the coding sequence ATGGATATATTGCTGATCATTTTTATCAGCTTGGCCATGTTTTCGATTGGAATCATTGGTGTATTGGCTCGGCGGAACGCACTGATTTTTATTCTATCCATCGAATTAATGCTCAATGCTGCCAACTTGCTTTTCGTAGCCTTTGCCTATCATTGGGGAAACGAAATCGGATTAGTTTGGGTTTTCTTTGTCTTGGTTGTAGCTGCTGCTGAAGCGGCTGTGGGGCTTGCCATTATGATTAACTTGTTTCGTACAAAACAGGTGGTGGATGTGGATCAATTCAATGTGTTGAGAGGATAA
- a CDS encoding NADH-quinone oxidoreductase subunit D, whose product MTKASKNLDQLGLSGDILELNLGPQHPSTHGVLRIKLRLDGEIVVSAEPVIGYLHTGVEKECETRTYHQVFTLIDRLDYLSGPAEEQAFAGAVERLMHVEVPERAQIIRLIILELSRIGSHLLWVGTSALELNMSSVYMYCFIEREKILDLFEELSGARMFPSFWRIGGIARDLNPTFEEHARTFLKEFPKAWKDLDNLLTENYVWCERLKGVAVIDEELCKQYMCTGPVIRGSGVPYDIRKVYPYLNYDSYDFDIPTHPEGDSYARYLVRMEEMLQSLRLVEQGLNRLKPGPVITNDRKVALPPRHELVRSMEAVIHQFKLVSEGIKAPPGELYQCVESARGELGYYLVSDGSHRPYRVRVRSPSFPHIEVLQRVLPGHFLSDVVVAIASVDPILGDVDR is encoded by the coding sequence ATGACGAAAGCAAGCAAAAATCTTGATCAACTCGGATTATCCGGGGATATATTAGAGCTTAATTTAGGGCCTCAACACCCTTCTACACACGGAGTTCTCCGTATTAAACTACGCCTGGATGGGGAAATTGTGGTTTCAGCTGAGCCTGTGATTGGATATCTTCATACAGGTGTTGAAAAAGAATGTGAAACACGGACTTATCATCAGGTTTTTACTCTCATTGACCGCCTCGATTATTTGTCAGGACCTGCCGAAGAACAAGCTTTTGCAGGTGCTGTAGAAAGGCTTATGCATGTCGAAGTTCCCGAACGTGCACAGATTATCCGTTTGATCATCCTCGAGTTGTCCAGAATTGGAAGCCATTTGTTGTGGGTTGGAACGAGCGCATTAGAGCTCAACATGTCGTCTGTATATATGTACTGTTTTATTGAGCGAGAAAAAATTCTTGATTTATTTGAAGAATTGTCTGGGGCCCGTATGTTTCCTTCTTTTTGGAGAATTGGAGGCATTGCACGAGATCTTAATCCTACTTTTGAAGAACATGCGCGTACCTTTTTAAAAGAATTTCCTAAAGCGTGGAAAGACTTAGATAATCTCTTAACAGAAAACTATGTGTGGTGCGAGCGTCTCAAAGGCGTCGCAGTCATTGATGAAGAGTTATGTAAACAATATATGTGCACAGGTCCGGTCATTAGAGGATCGGGAGTTCCTTATGATATTCGTAAAGTTTATCCCTACTTAAATTACGACAGTTATGATTTTGATATTCCGACACACCCTGAAGGGGATTCTTATGCGCGCTATTTAGTTCGGATGGAAGAGATGTTACAGAGTCTACGTCTCGTTGAGCAGGGCCTTAATCGCTTAAAGCCCGGCCCGGTGATCACAAATGATCGTAAGGTTGCTTTACCTCCTCGACATGAACTTGTCAGAAGTATGGAAGCCGTCATTCACCAATTTAAACTGGTAAGCGAAGGAATTAAAGCTCCTCCAGGAGAGTTATATCAATGCGTAGAATCTGCTAGAGGTGAACTTGGTTATTACCTTGTCAGTGATGGATCGCATCGACCCTATCGAGTCAGGGTGCGTTCACCTTCATTTCCACATATTGAAGTATTGCAAAGGGTATTACCAGGCCATTTTTTATCTGATGTGGTGGTGGCAATTGCTAGTGTAGATCCAATTTTAGGAGACGTAGATCGCTAA
- a CDS encoding LOG family protein has product MAKIDVNSPEILEEINHLLKLCDVDPETLDSSLIIQQIQNSLKLLHEGFDRGKLKLITRTFKEMRYAYRVFNQYPGKRRISIFGSARTPETNPNYQAAKAFSSELSKQGWMCMTGAANGIMKAGLEGAERGSSFGLSIQLPFESGANSVIEGDPKLISFRYFFTRKLMFMSHSDALSAFPGGFGTLDELFECLTLIQTGKANIIPIVLIEAPGGEYWKFWEFYVRDHLLEPHLISQEDMHLYFITTSVDDAVAHVLQFYKRYHSSRYVQDFFVIRMLTPIAEEYVEELNKKFSALVQSGKIEQRGPFPEEDEFLDLPRIVFHHTRRDMGMVRALIDKINLF; this is encoded by the coding sequence ATGGCTAAAATTGATGTCAATTCACCTGAAATTCTCGAAGAAATCAATCACTTACTAAAATTATGTGATGTCGATCCTGAGACTTTAGATTCTAGTCTCATTATACAACAAATTCAAAACAGCTTGAAACTTCTGCATGAAGGATTTGATCGAGGCAAGTTAAAGTTGATCACGCGAACTTTTAAAGAGATGCGTTATGCTTATCGGGTTTTTAATCAATATCCGGGGAAACGGCGCATTAGCATCTTTGGGTCGGCTCGTACCCCTGAGACAAATCCCAATTATCAGGCAGCTAAAGCGTTTAGTAGTGAGCTTTCAAAACAGGGGTGGATGTGCATGACAGGTGCAGCTAATGGCATTATGAAAGCAGGTCTAGAAGGCGCAGAAAGAGGATCCTCGTTTGGGTTATCTATTCAGCTTCCTTTCGAAAGTGGGGCAAACTCCGTGATTGAGGGAGATCCGAAACTGATCAGTTTTCGGTATTTTTTTACGCGCAAATTGATGTTTATGAGCCATTCGGATGCTTTATCCGCTTTTCCAGGGGGATTTGGAACACTCGATGAGCTGTTCGAATGCTTAACACTTATCCAAACGGGTAAAGCAAATATTATTCCCATCGTTTTGATTGAAGCACCAGGTGGAGAATATTGGAAATTTTGGGAGTTTTATGTTAGAGACCATCTCTTAGAACCCCATCTCATTAGCCAAGAAGATATGCACTTATATTTTATCACAACATCTGTGGATGATGCTGTGGCACATGTTCTTCAATTTTATAAGCGTTATCATTCAAGTCGATATGTTCAAGATTTCTTCGTTATTCGCATGCTGACCCCAATCGCGGAGGAGTATGTTGAAGAATTAAATAAAAAATTCTCTGCGTTGGTGCAGTCGGGAAAAATTGAACAGAGAGGGCCTTTTCCGGAAGAAGATGAATTTTTAGATCTTCCAAGAATTGTCTTCCATCATACAAGACGTGACATGGGTATGGTCAGAGCTTTAATTGATAAGATTAATCTGTTCTAG
- a CDS encoding NADH-quinone oxidoreductase subunit B has protein sequence MAVTQQESIPFIVAPLQKLIDWARSNSLWPAQFGLACCAIEMMSAAASRYDMARFGMEVFRASPRQSDVMIVAGRVSQKMAPVLRTIYEQMLEPKWVIAMGDCASTGGVYNNYAVIPGVDQIVPVDVYVAGCPPRPEALIDGLILLQNKIRDGHACR, from the coding sequence ATGGCAGTAACACAACAAGAATCAATTCCCTTTATCGTGGCACCTCTACAAAAACTGATTGATTGGGCTCGATCAAATTCACTTTGGCCAGCTCAATTTGGGCTTGCATGCTGTGCGATTGAAATGATGTCGGCAGCAGCTAGTCGTTATGATATGGCGCGTTTTGGAATGGAGGTTTTTCGAGCCTCTCCTAGACAGAGTGATGTGATGATTGTAGCAGGACGTGTAAGTCAAAAAATGGCGCCTGTTCTAAGAACAATTTATGAGCAAATGCTTGAACCCAAATGGGTCATTGCTATGGGAGATTGTGCATCCACAGGTGGAGTTTATAATAATTATGCCGTCATTCCAGGTGTCGATCAAATCGTACCTGTTGATGTGTATGTGGCAGGTTGTCCTCCACGTCCTGAAGCATTAATTGATGGTTTAATCCTTTTGCAAAATAAAATTCGAGATGGACATGCATGCCGCTGA
- the nuoG gene encoding NADH-quinone oxidoreductase subunit NuoG, with product MQKSVETTMINLTIDGQAVTVPKGTTVYHAVKQLGIEIPIFCYQDRMPPFGACRVCLVEVEKMAKLQTSCTLEATEGMVVRTQSDPAVDGRKAILEFLLINHPLDCPICDRGGECPLQDQALKFGPGESQFFEDKRRFKKPLPLGHVLMLDRERCITCARCTRFGEIVAGDHALEFVNRGYRTEVGTPDNGPAQSKFIGNTIQICPVGALTSQVYRFRARPWDNDPTNSTCTLCPVGCSTTIDSRDGEIMRMRSHENPPVNDIWLCDKGWFGYEFTAHRNRLQTPMIRINDKLEPATWDQAFSLIAEKIREAKPQGRLAAWGGNPLTLEENYLLQKLMREGAAVNHLDHRIGMPIIDEKDEGIAPGMEGTIGECEELAYAVIFGLDLTEEFPVIWLRLKQALNKGAIVHYFGHYAPEMSAQLAHVVVHPPGQELEMIKQANDFIDGMAEKGKGAIFVGKQYLDMSNRAQLLSQLAQIRKQRQACALHVMEGRGNSMGARLAGMRPDSGPFDEIIEKPGMNANQVLEKAAQSGWDFLYVVGADPVLKFPSKLWKACRNQLKFLVVQDLFLTETALQADVVLPTLSFVEKEGSFVNIEGRVQKLHPGKQVPIDIYADGQIFNLIGQHLGLALSLDVNIVEKIQSKMLSLPRNTNLHVNGVSLLNPLPMDAFYATFVYALFDRGNRMKHNPHVMHLAKEPFIRINPLEGQKRGFMDGDKVRVSRQGNVIVGYIKLDRKVAEKTAVLPLGFPQVAVQELDLNLLNGLIVEINKEV from the coding sequence GTGCAAAAGTCTGTAGAAACAACCATGATTAACTTAACTATTGATGGGCAAGCAGTCACTGTTCCAAAAGGGACGACTGTTTACCATGCTGTTAAGCAACTAGGCATTGAAATCCCCATTTTCTGCTATCAAGATCGGATGCCTCCATTTGGAGCTTGTCGTGTATGTTTAGTGGAAGTTGAAAAAATGGCTAAGCTTCAAACCTCATGTACATTAGAAGCGACGGAAGGGATGGTCGTCCGCACACAATCAGATCCAGCAGTCGATGGGCGAAAAGCGATTCTTGAATTTTTATTAATTAATCATCCACTTGACTGTCCCATTTGCGATCGGGGTGGTGAGTGTCCTTTGCAAGATCAGGCTTTAAAGTTTGGTCCGGGAGAAAGTCAATTTTTTGAAGACAAGCGACGCTTTAAAAAACCCTTGCCCTTAGGCCATGTGCTCATGCTAGATCGTGAAAGGTGTATTACTTGTGCGCGTTGCACGCGTTTTGGAGAAATTGTGGCAGGAGATCATGCTCTAGAGTTTGTGAACCGAGGGTATCGCACGGAAGTGGGCACACCAGATAATGGTCCCGCACAATCAAAATTTATTGGCAATACGATTCAAATCTGTCCTGTCGGAGCATTGACGAGCCAAGTTTATCGTTTTAGGGCCCGTCCATGGGATAACGATCCCACGAATAGCACTTGTACACTTTGTCCTGTAGGATGTAGTACGACCATTGATTCGCGCGATGGAGAAATCATGCGGATGCGATCGCATGAGAATCCTCCTGTAAATGACATTTGGCTATGCGATAAGGGATGGTTTGGGTATGAATTTACGGCACACCGCAATCGTTTGCAGACTCCTATGATTCGGATTAATGATAAGCTTGAGCCTGCAACTTGGGATCAAGCTTTCAGTCTGATTGCTGAAAAGATTCGCGAGGCAAAACCGCAAGGGAGACTAGCTGCGTGGGGAGGGAATCCTCTAACCTTAGAGGAAAATTATTTACTGCAAAAATTGATGCGTGAAGGTGCGGCAGTTAATCATCTCGATCATCGGATTGGTATGCCAATCATCGATGAAAAAGATGAGGGAATCGCACCAGGGATGGAAGGGACGATTGGAGAATGTGAAGAGTTGGCTTATGCGGTCATTTTCGGTCTTGATCTGACTGAAGAGTTTCCGGTGATATGGTTAAGGTTAAAGCAAGCTCTTAACAAGGGTGCAATTGTGCATTATTTTGGACATTATGCTCCTGAAATGTCAGCACAATTAGCACATGTCGTCGTTCATCCACCTGGGCAAGAGCTTGAAATGATTAAACAAGCCAATGACTTCATTGATGGAATGGCAGAAAAGGGTAAAGGGGCCATCTTTGTAGGAAAGCAGTATTTGGATATGTCCAACAGAGCTCAGCTGTTATCCCAGCTCGCACAAATACGTAAACAAAGACAGGCGTGTGCTCTGCATGTGATGGAAGGAAGGGGAAATAGCATGGGCGCCCGATTAGCTGGCATGCGTCCTGATAGTGGTCCTTTTGATGAGATCATTGAAAAACCAGGAATGAATGCCAATCAGGTTTTAGAGAAAGCAGCTCAAAGTGGCTGGGATTTTCTTTATGTGGTTGGGGCTGATCCTGTGCTTAAATTCCCTTCCAAGCTTTGGAAAGCTTGCCGAAATCAATTGAAGTTCCTCGTCGTGCAAGATCTTTTCCTTACAGAAACAGCTTTGCAGGCAGATGTTGTTTTGCCTACATTATCTTTTGTAGAAAAAGAAGGCAGCTTTGTCAATATCGAAGGGCGTGTTCAAAAGCTGCATCCAGGCAAACAAGTTCCTATTGATATCTATGCGGATGGTCAGATTTTTAATTTAATTGGGCAACATTTAGGTCTGGCGCTTTCATTGGATGTCAATATTGTCGAAAAAATTCAATCGAAAATGTTGTCTCTTCCGAGAAATACAAATCTACACGTCAATGGGGTTTCGCTATTAAATCCACTTCCTATGGATGCATTTTATGCGACATTTGTCTATGCCCTGTTCGATCGAGGAAATCGGATGAAACATAATCCGCACGTCATGCATTTAGCAAAAGAGCCTTTTATTCGGATTAATCCCCTGGAGGGACAAAAACGGGGATTCATGGATGGAGATAAGGTCAGAGTTTCTAGACAAGGAAATGTCATTGTCGGATATATAAAATTAGACCGAAAGGTTGCCGAAAAAACGGCTGTATTACCGCTTGGGTTTCCCCAAGTTGCCGTTCAAGAGCTAGATTTAAATTTATTAAATGGCTTGATCGTCGAAATAAATAAAGAAGTGTAA
- the nuoE gene encoding NADH-quinone oxidoreductase subunit NuoE, with the protein MLTEETRKSIIELQKRYPNKRSALIPALHLAQAEIGYLPRDIQNEVAELFDIDSNEVNAVVTFYDMFFDQPVGKHLIHVCKNLSCMLRGADGVLKKICHRLNVEPHETTADGEFTVIPSECLAACDRAPMVLVDDKVVGPISEQDVEHILEEAKKSPGHPSPVQILEGYHA; encoded by the coding sequence ATGTTAACGGAAGAAACGAGAAAGTCTATTATAGAATTGCAAAAACGTTATCCGAATAAACGTTCGGCATTAATTCCTGCTCTTCATCTAGCTCAAGCAGAAATAGGATATCTCCCTCGCGATATTCAAAATGAGGTCGCTGAGTTATTCGATATTGATTCTAACGAGGTGAACGCTGTCGTTACTTTTTACGATATGTTTTTTGATCAACCTGTTGGAAAGCACTTGATTCACGTGTGCAAAAATCTTTCTTGCATGTTGCGAGGAGCAGATGGTGTGCTTAAAAAGATTTGCCATAGGCTCAATGTAGAGCCTCATGAGACAACAGCGGATGGAGAATTTACGGTGATCCCATCGGAATGTTTAGCCGCTTGCGATCGTGCCCCAATGGTGCTAGTCGACGACAAAGTGGTTGGTCCTATCTCAGAACAAGATGTTGAGCATATCCTTGAGGAAGCAAAAAAGAGCCCGGGACATCCTTCGCCGGTACAAATTTTGGAGGGCTATCATGCCTGA
- the nuoF gene encoding NADH-quinone oxidoreductase subunit NuoF, with protein MPEMRVLMAHVDEPNQHLIETYERNGGYQAIRKAIPHMQPDALIDLVKQSELRGRGGAGFLTGMKWGFVPKNPQIPKYLVCNSDESEPGTFKDRLLIENDPHQVIEGIILASYAIGAKLAFIYCRGEFYEGIRHLEKAVQDAKQKGYLGNSILGSQVSLEIIVHPGAGAYIAGEETALLNSLEGYRATPRLKPPFPAVEGLYGKPTIINNVETLSNVVHIVNRGVEWYKSIGKPKNTGTKIFQVSGQVQKPGCFEFPLGTSLREVLEAAGGMLPGRRFKACYPGGSSCALLTERDLDITMDFEALAARKSALGTASIIVMDDTADMVKVAHRLMQFYQNESCGKCTPCREGTRWVVQMLERIEAGKGTIWDLKKIEQVCQHMEVESFCPLAVGAAPPIVSAMREFKNEFEVYIRGNPQADRKPEMKIAYPYV; from the coding sequence ATGCCTGAAATGCGCGTGCTAATGGCTCATGTAGATGAACCAAATCAGCATCTCATTGAAACGTATGAGCGAAATGGAGGTTATCAAGCCATTCGAAAGGCCATTCCACACATGCAACCGGATGCATTAATCGACTTAGTGAAGCAATCTGAGCTAAGAGGAAGAGGTGGTGCAGGTTTTCTAACGGGAATGAAGTGGGGTTTTGTACCGAAAAATCCTCAAATTCCTAAATATTTAGTGTGTAATAGTGACGAAAGCGAACCGGGTACTTTTAAAGATCGCTTACTCATCGAGAATGATCCGCATCAAGTCATTGAAGGGATCATTTTAGCTAGCTATGCGATTGGAGCCAAATTAGCATTTATCTATTGTCGAGGAGAATTTTACGAGGGAATCAGACACTTAGAAAAGGCCGTTCAAGATGCTAAACAAAAAGGTTATTTGGGAAATTCAATTTTAGGTTCACAAGTTTCCCTCGAAATTATCGTCCACCCAGGAGCGGGTGCTTATATTGCTGGAGAGGAAACAGCTTTGTTGAATTCTCTAGAAGGATATCGTGCAACTCCCCGTCTTAAGCCCCCATTTCCTGCTGTAGAAGGGCTTTATGGTAAGCCAACGATCATCAACAACGTGGAAACATTGTCGAATGTTGTGCACATCGTGAATCGGGGCGTTGAATGGTATAAAAGCATTGGCAAACCAAAAAATACGGGAACGAAAATCTTTCAAGTGAGTGGGCAAGTTCAGAAGCCCGGTTGTTTTGAATTTCCTCTAGGAACATCTTTGAGAGAGGTTTTAGAGGCAGCTGGAGGGATGCTTCCAGGACGTCGTTTCAAAGCATGTTATCCCGGTGGGTCTTCTTGTGCGCTCTTAACAGAGCGCGATCTAGACATTACAATGGATTTTGAAGCCTTAGCAGCTAGAAAGTCCGCTTTAGGTACAGCTTCTATTATTGTGATGGACGATACTGCGGATATGGTCAAGGTTGCTCATCGGCTTATGCAGTTCTATCAAAATGAATCTTGTGGAAAGTGTACGCCTTGTCGAGAAGGAACGCGCTGGGTAGTGCAGATGTTAGAAAGAATAGAGGCTGGAAAAGGAACCATATGGGATTTGAAGAAAATCGAACAAGTTTGCCAACACATGGAAGTAGAATCTTTTTGTCCTCTTGCTGTAGGGGCTGCACCTCCGATTGTAAGTGCGATGCGTGAGTTTAAAAATGAATTTGAAGTGTATATCCGGGGCAATCCGCAAGCCGATCGCAAACCAGAAATGAAAATAGCATATCCATATGTATAG
- the nuoI gene encoding NADH-quinone oxidoreductase subunit NuoI, with the protein MKETFKQVLSMLRGLFIVLKHMFIKPVTIKYPEEKRKLPERSRGRHYLTKWEDGKERCVGCELCAIVCPAQAIYVKPSENEPKNEHSHGERYASDFQINMLRCIFCGYCEEACPTGAIVLGNQYELSGYTRESLIYTKDMLTEKNPGDSGRDPKREI; encoded by the coding sequence ATGAAAGAGACGTTCAAACAAGTTCTATCGATGTTGCGTGGTTTATTTATTGTGCTTAAGCATATGTTTATTAAACCGGTCACGATTAAGTATCCTGAAGAAAAACGCAAACTACCGGAGCGCTCACGTGGGCGCCACTACCTAACGAAATGGGAAGATGGTAAAGAGCGATGTGTTGGTTGTGAATTGTGTGCCATCGTCTGTCCAGCCCAAGCCATCTATGTCAAGCCATCTGAAAATGAGCCAAAGAATGAACATTCGCATGGCGAACGTTATGCTTCAGATTTTCAAATCAACATGCTTCGTTGTATTTTTTGTGGTTATTGTGAAGAAGCTTGTCCGACGGGGGCGATCGTTTTGGGAAATCAGTACGAGTTATCTGGGTATACACGTGAATCTCTTATCTACACAAAAGATATGTTGACGGAGAAAAATCCGGGTGATTCAGGGCGCGATCCAAAAAGGGAGATTTAA
- a CDS encoding NADH-quinone oxidoreductase subunit C, which yields MHAAEAIENLKNHCPEAILAQKQFLGETTLEVQKENLIKVLSYLKHDYEVLMDLTGVDYVDPTPYTKVVYWLHNPKNFERIRVIVFVEREEPIPSVTCLWDGAAWYERELFDLFGVPIEGHPDLKRILMPDDWKGHPLRRDYPLTEQPVQFKHGVEPKIPSQIISYDESKQKS from the coding sequence ATGCATGCCGCTGAAGCTATTGAAAACTTAAAGAATCACTGTCCTGAAGCTATTTTAGCGCAAAAACAGTTTTTGGGAGAGACTACTCTAGAGGTCCAAAAGGAAAATCTAATCAAGGTGTTAAGTTATTTAAAACACGACTATGAAGTGTTGATGGATTTGACAGGCGTTGACTATGTGGACCCAACTCCTTACACAAAAGTGGTTTATTGGTTACATAATCCTAAAAACTTTGAAAGAATTCGAGTCATTGTTTTTGTGGAAAGAGAAGAGCCTATTCCTTCTGTAACATGCCTTTGGGATGGAGCCGCATGGTACGAAAGGGAATTATTTGATTTATTCGGTGTTCCGATTGAGGGGCATCCAGATCTGAAACGAATCTTAATGCCCGACGATTGGAAAGGACATCCTTTACGACGCGATTATCCATTAACAGAACAACCTGTTCAATTTAAACATGGTGTAGAACCTAAGATACCTTCACAGATTATTTCTTATGACGAAAGCAAGCAAAAATCTTGA
- a CDS encoding class I SAM-dependent methyltransferase: MPTAPAVNKALFANISFLNLTEGKIYELGAGWGTLAFPLAREYPSHKIIGYEISFFPYVYCLIRQHFSHLRNLQFSRQNFFHPSLKDAALVVCYLYPGAMRKLKEKFEKELKPGSHVISNTFAIPGWTPYDTWIANDLYQTKIYVYRIPGSMPLKKTLAK; the protein is encoded by the coding sequence ATGCCAACAGCACCGGCTGTTAATAAAGCTCTTTTTGCAAATATTTCATTTCTTAATTTAACGGAAGGAAAGATTTACGAATTGGGAGCTGGCTGGGGAACTTTGGCTTTTCCTCTAGCACGGGAATATCCCTCTCACAAAATCATTGGCTATGAGATTTCTTTCTTCCCTTATGTGTATTGTTTGATCCGTCAGCATTTTAGCCATCTTCGTAACCTACAATTTTCAAGACAAAATTTTTTCCACCCCTCTTTAAAAGATGCGGCACTCGTGGTTTGCTACCTGTATCCAGGGGCTATGCGCAAATTAAAAGAAAAATTTGAAAAAGAATTAAAGCCAGGTTCTCATGTAATTAGTAATACGTTTGCAATTCCCGGATGGACTCCCTATGACACGTGGATTGCGAATGATCTCTATCAAACAAAAATCTACGTTTATCGCATTCCAGGTTCAATGCCTCTCAAAAAAACACTCGCTAAATAA
- a CDS encoding NADH-quinone oxidoreductase subunit J family protein encodes MSGLPNTAEWVFGTILILSSLGVISSRKPIYASLSFLMTLLALAGLYQQLSAQFIAVMQVLVYAGAILVIFMFVIVLFQDAHEKIALFKAKSSPPLLFAAGGLFLFTMLFLSERFYNLKTSNGPSEEFGTVETLGKALYADFFFPFEAVTLLFLIAVIGAVFIARKGD; translated from the coding sequence ATGTCTGGACTCCCAAATACAGCAGAATGGGTTTTTGGTACCATTTTGATTTTATCGTCTCTTGGTGTGATTTCATCTCGCAAGCCCATTTATGCAAGCCTTTCATTTTTAATGACATTATTGGCTTTAGCAGGATTGTATCAGCAGCTTTCTGCCCAATTTATTGCTGTCATGCAGGTTTTGGTGTATGCTGGTGCTATTTTAGTCATTTTTATGTTTGTGATTGTCCTTTTTCAGGATGCTCACGAAAAAATTGCACTTTTCAAAGCAAAAAGTTCACCTCCTTTATTGTTTGCAGCCGGAGGGTTATTCTTATTCACGATGTTATTTCTCAGCGAACGCTTTTATAACCTTAAGACATCGAATGGACCATCAGAAGAGTTCGGAACGGTTGAAACACTTGGAAAAGCGCTTTATGCGGATTTCTTTTTTCCTTTTGAAGCTGTCACTTTGCTATTTTTGATTGCAGTCATTGGAGCGGTGTTTATTGCAAGGAAGGGGGATTAA
- a CDS encoding NADH-quinone oxidoreductase subunit A, with protein MSDYFPVYVYFGLVFFVTLATLSLSALFPSKKTSPAKFMPYESGIQTEAHLLQERFPLRHYLVALIFLVFDIEVIFLYPWAVVAKQMGRFAFYEMAFFIVVLLVGFAYVWRKKGLQWQ; from the coding sequence GTGTCCGATTACTTTCCTGTATATGTCTATTTTGGTTTAGTTTTCTTTGTCACACTGGCAACTTTAAGCTTGTCTGCTCTTTTTCCATCAAAGAAGACATCTCCCGCTAAGTTTATGCCCTATGAATCGGGCATTCAAACAGAAGCTCATTTGCTGCAAGAGCGCTTCCCTCTTCGTCATTACTTGGTAGCGCTTATTTTCTTGGTTTTTGATATCGAGGTTATTTTCTTGTATCCATGGGCTGTAGTCGCTAAGCAAATGGGCCGTTTTGCTTTTTATGAAATGGCATTTTTTATAGTCGTTCTTTTAGTTGGATTTGCCTATGTATGGCGTAAAAAAGGATTGCAATGGCAGTAA